The following proteins come from a genomic window of Candidatus Polarisedimenticolia bacterium:
- a CDS encoding cold-shock protein, protein MPKGKVKWFNNAKGYGFIQQEDGSDIFVHFSAIKGDGYKTLEEGQTVEFDITQGPKGLQAENVVKA, encoded by the coding sequence GTGCCTAAAGGAAAAGTAAAGTGGTTCAACAACGCCAAAGGGTACGGTTTCATCCAGCAGGAGGACGGAAGCGACATCTTCGTCCACTTCTCTGCGATCAAGGGTGATGGGTACAAGACCCTGGAAGAAGGCCAGACGGTGGAGTTCGATATCACCCAGGGCCCCAAGGGTCTGCAGGCGGAGAACGTCGTTAAGGCCTAG